Proteins encoded by one window of Lathyrus oleraceus cultivar Zhongwan6 chromosome 1, CAAS_Psat_ZW6_1.0, whole genome shotgun sequence:
- the LOC127116168 gene encoding leucine-rich repeat extensin-like protein 4: protein MRRKQHYSNPSCVFVLLFSFFLGLTTLVSSAVSSYHVSDGSLTDAETMYIKHRQLLYYRDEFGDRGENVTVDPSLVFQNDRIKNAYVALQAWKQAILSDPNNCTVDWVGSNVCSYTNVFCAPALDNPQIQTVAGIDLNHCDIAGYLPEELGLLTDLALFHVNTNRFCGTVPHKFEKLKILFELDLSNNRFAGKFPEVVLRLPLLKFLDLRFNEFEGTVPKALFDKDLDAIFINHNRFVFDLPDNFGNSPVSVIVLANNRFHGCFPAGIGNMTNLNEIIAMNNGLQSCLPAEIGLLKNLTVFDVSFNKLLGPLPSAIGNAVGLEQLNVAHNMLSGQIPESICALPNLENFTYSYNFFTGEPPRCLALPAFDDERNCLPARKNQRSARECKSFLSHPIDCSSFRCKAFVPSLPSPPPSPPVVVIPQSPPPPVLSPPPPVIIPPPSPVFSPPPPPPPVLSPPPPPPPVYSPPPPPPSPPPPSPPPPPPPVYSPPPPPPSPPPPSSPPPPPPVYSPPPPPPSPPPPSPPPPVYPPPPPPPPPPPPPVNSPPPPVNSPPPPSPPPPYCVRSPPPPPPNSPPPPAPVFSPPPPVPYYYSSPPPPPSQSPPPPPHSPPPPPHSPPPPHSPPPPVYPYLSPPPPPVHSPPPPVHSPPPPSPPPCIEPPPPPPPCEEQSPPPPPHQTPYLPPPSPSPPPVYSSPPPAPVYSSPPPPVHYNSPPPPTVYSSPPPPVHYNSPPPPPPVYSSPPPPIQYNSPPPPTPVYEGPLPPVFGVSYASPPPPPFY from the coding sequence ATGAGGAGAAAACAGCATTATTCGAATCCGTCGTGTGTTTTTGTTCTTCTTTTTTCATTCTTCCTAGGTTTAACAACACTAGTCTCTTCTGCTGTTTCATCGTATCATGTCTCAGATGGGTCCCTCACGGATGCTGAAACGATGTACATCAAACATCGACAACTTCTTTACTACAGAGACGAGTTTGGCGATAGAGGTGAAAATGTTACGGTGGATCCATCACTAGTTTTTCAAAACGACCGCATCAAAAACGCTTACGTGGCGTTACAAGCTTGGAAACAAGCTATTCTTTCTGATCCAAACAACTGCACCGTTGATTGGGTGGGTTCCAATGTGTGCAGCTACACTAATGTTTTCTGTGCACCTGCATTGGATAACCCTCAGATCCAAACGGTTGCCGGAATCGATCTTAATCACTGTGATATCGCCGGATATTTGCCGGAGGAGCTTGGTTTGTTAACTGATCTTGCTCTTTTTCATGTCAATACCAACAGATTCTGTGGAACGGTTCCTCATAAATTTGAGAAGCTCAAAATCTTGTTCGAGTTGGATCTAAGTAATAACCGCTTTGCCGGAAAGTTTCCGGAGGTTGTTCTCCGGTTACCCTTGTTGAAGTTTCTAGATCTGAGGTTCAATGAGTTTGAAGGTACGGTTCCGAAGGCGCTTTTTGATAAAGATTTGGATGCGATTTTCATCAATCATAACAGATTTGTTTTCGATTTACCGGATAATTTTGGTAATTCGCCGGTTTCGGTGATTGTTCTGGCGAATAACCGTTTCCACGGTTGTTTTCCGGCGGGGATAGGAAACATGACGAATTTGAACGAGATTATTGCGATGAATAACGGTTTGCAATCGTGTTTGCCGGCGGAGATAGGGTTGTTGAAGAATTTGACGGTGTTTGATGTTAGTTTTAACAAATTGTTGGGACCTTTGCCGTCGGCGATTGGAAATGCGGTGGGTTTGGAACAGTTGAACGTGGCGCATAATATGCTTTCTGGTCAGATTCCGGAGAGTATTTGTGCGTTGCCAAATTTGGAGAACTTTACTTATTCGTATAATTTCTTTACCGGCGAACCACCACGGTGCTTGGCTTTACCGGCTTTTGATGATGAACGTAACTGTTTGCCGGCAAGAAAGAATCAACGGTCGGCGAGGGAATGTAAGTCGTTTTTGTCTCACCCTATTGATTGCAGCTCTTTTAGGTGTAAAGCTTTTGTTCCTTCTTTGCCTTCACCACCACCTTCTCCCCCTGTTGTTGTTATTCCACAATCTCCTCCTCCACCGGTTCTTTCACCACCACCGCCAGTTATCATCCCTCCACCTTCGCCCGTGTTTTCTCCACCACCTCCACCTCCGCCTGTGTTGTCTCCACCACCTCCACCTCCACCAGTATATTCACCGCCGCCTCCTCCTCCATCACCGCCTCCTCCTTCACCTCCACCACCTCCTCCTCCAGTGTATTCTCCACCCCCACCTCCACCATCACCTCCACCACCTTCTTCCCCACCACCACCTCCACCAGTGTATTCTCCACCACCACCTCCACCTTCACCCCCACCACCCTCTCCACCTCCTCCAGTTTACCCACCACCTCCACCTCCACCACCGCCGCCGCCACCTCCAGTAAATTCACCACCCCCTCCTGTTAACTCACCACCTCCTCCAAGTCCTCCACCACCCTATTGTGTTAGGTCTCCGCCACCTCCACCGCCCAATTCACCACCTCCACCAGCTCCTGTATTCTCCCCACCACCACCTGTACCTTACTATTATAGCTCACCGCCTCCACCACCATCTCAGTCTCCTCCACCACCACCTCATTCCCCTCCACCACCCCCTCATTCCCCTCCCCCACCTCACTCTCCTCCACCACCTGTTTATCCGTATTTATCACCGCCACCACCTCCAGTTCACTCGCCTCCACCACCAGTCCATTCACCACCACCACCATCTCCACCACCTTGTATAGAACCCCCACCACCACCTCCTCCTTGTGAAGAACAATCACCTCCACCTCCTCCCCATCAAACACCTTATCTCCCACCACCGTCCCCATCACCACCACCAGTCTATTCCTCTCCACCACCAGCACCAGTTTATTCCTCTCCACCACCACCAGTTCATTACAACTCACCACCACCACCAACAGTCTATTCTTCACCTCCACCGCCAGTTCATTACAAttcaccaccaccaccaccaccagtCTATTCTTCACCTCCACCACCAATTCAATACAATTCACCACCACCACCTACACCTGTATATGAAGGGCCATTACCACCAGTCTTTGGAGTCTCGTATGCATCACCACCACCACCACCCTTTTATTAA